ACAGGACCCAGCTTCAAGCTCTTGACCTCGTAGGGCTGCAGCTGAGACATGTACTTCCCAGGGCAGACAGGTGTACTGCAGGGACCGGCAGAAAAGCGACATCTGTCTGTTTAGAAGGGTTGAAGGATTTTGTTCCGCCCATCCAGTCCCTTCCACTACCACCACCAGGAGCCGGACAAGCTATTGAGATCATTTTAGGACAATGTGGAGGTCAGGGGCTTGATGCCATTTAAGACTGGCAGCATCGATCGAGGGTGGAAATAGCCCTTTACTTCCCTGCTTTCCAGTGCTGGAATCAGACTGCTAACTGCTGTAATGATCTTAATCAAAtgctctccagttttcaatgacAGATGGAAGAAGAGGTGAGCGAAGAATAACCTGGCGCCCCTTGTTAGATTCAAGGTGCCGCTGAATTCATAGCTATCCTGTTTTGTGTGCCAGCCACTCTTATTAGCATCATAATTGCTTTGAGGAAAGAATAAGCACAACtcatctggaaaaaaacaaattgtgTAGGAATGTCTGGTAACTTTACTATGAACATTTGCTGGAAAAGCTTGGCATTCTAGCCCTCAGCCTTCTGGGGATGCTGGACATGTCATTCCACTACAGCCACCTGGGTGTCAAAACAGACATTCAGGAGCCTGAGGATGAAGGGTTggggcttgtttttgtttttgtttttttaatcttttaaaccCATGCATAGGCAAAACACACTCTAACACCCTCCTGTTGAATCCACCACCTCAgatgttagaaaataaattttgtcatAATGTATatccttttatttgtttaatattaataGAACATGAATTTGTGGACTTGAACTGCTGACATCAGTAGCAGAATTATAAATCTCATCAGACTGAGAATTATGACAGTTTAGATCTCTACATATAATATGAAGACAGATTCATGTTAAGCATTTGTGCTTAATCCTGCAGTGTCCAATTTTTCATGAACAGTCAACTTGCTTTCTTAATTTGTTAACATCCATCCAGTGTTAAGTTTTAAATAGACTAGGAAGACTCAATTGCAAAATCTCCTCCCTGTTCCCAAATAATCCCAATTCATTCACGTTTTATTCAGATTTACATAAATCACTTGCAGAACTCAGCCTCTCTAGTTTAGGGTTTTGTGTGTAACAGTTctcaatttacagaagaaaaacttACTAAAATTAGATATTGTgaacaaaaaaatagccaagatAAATACTGTTATGCCATGTTTCCAGTTCACATGCATAATAGCATCTCATATGCTGGAAATAATGCTAACAAATAGAAACACTGAAATCCCTAACAACCAAAAAACTCCTAccaaaaagttattaaaatataaacaaactcTGACAAACATAAAACAGCACAGGGCCCATATAATGTCCTATTAAACAAAAGTAATTTGCTGCCAGGGGCctgcaaatgtttttctttcttaagggGCATGAGTTTGTCAACTTGCTTTTgtttacatgaaataaaattctgCATAGGCAAAAGCCTTGCATCTTATTCCCGTGATCTAACACAAAAGTGAGTGTAAACTTCAAACTAGAAAATGTTGATTCTCTCAATAAGAACAGGCTGCTGACTGTTGAAAAGCTGTAATTCATGTGCTCTTGGCAATAGTATTTCCTGATATGATTGTCTCTTAGAATAGTTTAAGAGACTGGACCATTTCATAAGAGTCTTCCAGGGAATAAATCATCATGAAGTTTGATACCCTACTTGGATGTGGAGTTTGAGAAGTGATGGACAGAAGGGCTTAATTTGTTAAATCAGTGTAGGCTAAATTTCTTTGTTGATGactcaaagataaaaataaatgacatgtCCCATCGTTTGTTTATAAAGATTTATCTTTTGCCCACTTGTCTTAAGGTTTACTAATAAGTCCTTACTGATGTCTCTTTGGAGAGTGTCttaaaagagaaaggggaagtgtTTTAGCAGCCCAAACCAGCTGAGTCCTAATTCTCTCCACTGACCTGTACACCTTCCCTGTCTGTCAAAAGGTCTTGCTTCATTATTCTGTGTGGTTGGGACAGAATTTGAGACCTCAGAGAGAAGACTGGGTGAAAGGTAGAGTCATTGCTGCCAAGAACTGCTCTTTTAGCCAGAAGTACATTGTCACTTTAATGATGCTGTTTTGCCTTTCCCTGgtgtttttcctccttttccttggAAGTGGACCCCTGTTATGGCATGTAGGTAATAGTCTCCCATGAGACAATGATAGATTCCCAGTCTTTCCCAAAAACATTACAAGCTGTATAATttggaaaagaaagcaagaactGGGCCCTTAGTTTATATCTGAAAAACAATCAATCTTCAGAAAGCAAGCCTGACATCACTTGTGTGACAGTTCTTGAAACCACAAAATGAGATAGTGGGGGCTTGGGTCTCGTAAAGGGATTGGCAGTTAAGGAGGCACTGAGGCTGTGCTACTGTCACCACTGGTCTATGGCTGCTAGGTCTTTTTACCTTCATATCAGACTCTCCTCTCCCTTGAACTTACTCTTGACCCTACCTTGAGAGCTGCAAAGGGCCAAGTGAAGACACAGAGCCCCCATGAAAGCGGCCCCACTGCTTGAGCTATAGAGGGGCCCAGGAAGCCTCACAGAGCAGAGGCTCCCATCTCCCTGCAGGCCCAAGGGAGAAGGGCGTGAACTGGAGAGAAGGGCAGTGATGTGTTGCCTCTTGGAAAGTTCCTGCTCTGTGTCTGGGCTTTGCAGTGTAAAGAGTTGTTGGCTGCCTCTGGCCCCAGAGCCTGGCTCCTGTTTAATATTCTGCCTGCTCCGTTGATGTTGTGCTTGGCTCCTGTGGGACTGCAACTCACGGCTTGAAACTGGAGCCAATTTTCTGTCTTCATCTCGCAGTGTTTTGACTGGAGGCAGATCCAGTTCAGGCCGATCAGGGCTGGTGGAAACAACTACCAAGTGTCTCTCTGTCTGCTTTGCTTTGGGAGAAGAAAGTGGAGGGAGCCCCAGCATGTTGTAGAGGAACTGGCCTGCGGAAACAAGAGGAGGAGGGTGCAGGGGGCAGCGGAACAGACTGAACCTCAGAACATCAGTTGGAATTACGGTGGATATTTCTGCTTCCCCTGCCCTTTTCTTTTGATTGATTAGTGGATTTCATCAAAGGAGACTCCCGGGGGATTGACTGGAAAATTGATTTTGCCTTATTAATAGAAAGGAAGAGCAAGGGTTTTGGCTTCTTAGCGGTACGTTTTCTTTGGAAGGTCAGGAGGAAAATGTGTTTAGGAGGCAAAGCAGCTGTCTAGAAGAAGGCTgaggggaatctgagaacaataaGAAATGAGGTTTTAAAGATCCGCCCATGAAATGCAGATTGCTGAACACAGAGGCTGAGCTAATAGCAGCTAGAGAGTTTGCTGaggttttctttgaaaaaataataaaatgtttcagGGTGAAGGGGAGGGCCGAGAAGTAAAAGTTTCCCAAAGCAAAGAAATGAAGATGCCAAGGCCGTCCCTTGGCTTGCTCTTGATTAGGGCTGTTTtcttcattcttgttttttttttttttcttttcttttcagatctGAGGCTGTCAGAGATGACTCTGGTTCTGTCCATGAATAGATTCTGCGAGCCCATTGTCTCGGAAGGAGCTGCTGAAATTGCTGGGTACCaaacactatgggaggctgacAGCTACGGAGGCCCAAGCCCCCCAGGGCCAGCACAGGCTCCTTTGCAGGGAGATCGGGGAGCTGGTCCCCCGCTGGCAGGTATTTCCCTTGACCCCCCCACTCCTTGCTGCCCTTTGCAGTCAGCCTGGTGGGCAGGAGGTGGTGTCTGGAGTGCCCCTCTGAGCCAGGAAAGCTAAAGCTCCAAGGGCTTCCCGGGCTGCTGTGCACCTCTCCTAAGTGAGTCCAGAGCTCCAGAGAGAGGACCAAAGGTGATATTTAAATTGCATTCAAACCTGTGTCTACCCATGCTGCTGCTTGaattatattctgtatttttaagagGGCCAAACCAGATATTGAAACTCTGagtttgggttttggttttctgCCCTGTGGAACTATATGGTTCTCTCACAACTATGAAAGCTCTGGTGGGCTCAACAATGACACCTTTATCCCATGAGATATAAAGGAATCGGCACTTTGCGCCAGCAGCTATgtgtctcttttctttattaaccCATTTAGGCtcagtgttccattattggaacgctaagcttgTGGAAGTTATTTCTATCCTGCTGttcaaggtcatcaccaaggtctgacttcacacacaaaaaatgtgcaacctctggcataaatgggttaagcaCACAACTGGCTTTGGGATTGTAGGAAAAAATTTaaagccaagaaaataaaaatatgttcttcCTGATTCTTTCTGCTTATGGTTTAAGTTCCTTCGGATTTTTGTGCAGtattagctattttttaaaataaactaaaatataaaacaagtacTCAATGAAGTCTGTTTTgctaaaaaagattaaaaactgtGGTCTTCATGGTTGGCATACTACATTTTGAAGAGTGAAAAGGACATTAGTTACccaaaattttaattcaaattttaaaaatttgaattttgcattttgaaaaaaagGAATGTTATAATTCCAATATGCAGATAACCATTTGTTCACTAACCTAAAgccaataatattttaaagttgtttgGTTATCAGTGGTTACAGTTAAAGATGTATGCATTTGAACAGTGGTGCTATGTTGTCATAGGTTTaattaaacaatttaaataaatactaatatattttagagaaattACACTCCTCCACTTTCTGAATATTGCAGTTTCCTTTTGCATAGATTTAAGATTCtgcatatttattaaatgctaaaGTATGTGATTTTCCTCTATAATTGCCTAGAAATCTTTTCCTAGCCTGGGTCACAGGATTCCATATGATAGCAACTATTAagacaaatgtttatttttaatcaccACATGTTCAGACAAATATGCAGCCAAGTTATCATCTAGAAGGACAGGAAATGAAAGTATTTTGTTTGGAGAACCTCTGGCAAACCGCATGTCATTTGTCATATCTGATTTATTACCACAGGATCACATTACAGGGGAACTTCAAATCCTCTAACAACATCCAAGATCGCATACTTTAAGAGGAAGTATGTGGAAGAAGAGGATTTTCACCCACCACTCAGCAGCTGTAGCCataaagtatgtttttttttaatagtcattatttttattaagagtttaaGATACTTAGTAACAGTT
This DNA window, taken from Macaca mulatta isolate MMU2019108-1 chromosome 1, T2T-MMU8v2.0, whole genome shotgun sequence, encodes the following:
- the SERTAD4 gene encoding SERTA domain-containing protein 4 isoform X2: MTLVLSMNRFCEPIVSEGAAEIAGYQTLWEADSYGGPSPPGPAQAPLQGDRGAGPPLAGSHYRGTSNPLTTSKIAYFKRKYVEEEDFHPPLSSCSHKEQSRGQLVEDMTIKRHPLHNKYKTRIQGFLCDAARFLYPSNKCICDRLKNDD